In Electrophorus electricus isolate fEleEle1 chromosome 14, fEleEle1.pri, whole genome shotgun sequence, a single window of DNA contains:
- the osbpl7 gene encoding oxysterol-binding protein-related protein 7: MCGPDQTPAGWHRPAHSRSRSTSSSSHSRQKVKVWEVMEDLRMDKSASEETRHDVSYPSICEGYLMKKRKWPLKGWHKRYFVLEKGILRYSKNQYDNSKGKLRGSVDVSLAVMSVNKKARRIDLDTGHILYHIMAKSHDLFYMWVNKLSIHRMYKRNEVAFIHNGFLQALSQDRNTAQRKNSMQEVSVSISSSNDVPAQTAKISSANPEINEAKVSAWLQQTQDPDNCTQELNRCQTDLSDLKLLVQKLHSLDSGQAANNGELQRIHSMQNLSLEKPKKKYGKIWGHNRTLSRDTLGMFSSKHLSASSHLGTSVPSIPDSISSQLAPPVSSSFESQKLFQDICTMSQRLQMSLSAVHEALSQEYHRIQEAWTSGELRQNTSVQINNLCTTLTELDMQSHQTQIHSRSECSDSEESFHTVTLRKSVRRSSSFTPSVADSTAEYFDACNDIHRTEASDESGLSDASSASEPDEDRATAAWKYRASLSKAPTKLRQGQWSTSRRTSLLATCPDNSHVGLISILYNNIGKDLSLVSMPVVLNEPVNLIQRLCEELEYSELLDTANETDDPYQRMVYIAAFAISGYGTAQYRNRYKPFNPVLGETFECVREDRGFRYIGEQVSHHPPISACHAVSENFCFWQDQRWRNRFWGKSLEIIPTGMVNVTLPKYGDHYEWNKVVTCVQNVLSQQRYLEHYGEVVIRNLNNSLCTCNITFVKSRYWGSDTNKNAVQGQVLDQSGNVVHRFGGFWHEGIFCDTLPNPQCIWKPHLQPKDYNLYYGFSSFAMEMNELTPDLTPLLPLTDTRLRPDQRLLEEGEVKEADKKKDEVEEKQRARRKLLAKKGEEHIPRFFRKSVDDAGREVWLTNGTYWKLRENPGFRKIKTLELW; the protein is encoded by the exons ATGTGTGGACCAGACCAGACACCTGCTGGATGGCATAGGCCTGCCCactccaggagcaggagcacTTCCTCCTCCAGCCACTCACGAcag AAAGTAAAGGTCTGGGAGGTAATGGAGGATTTACGGAtggataaaagtgccagtgAAGAGACCAGACATGATGTGAGTTATCCAAGCATCTGTGAAGGATACctgatgaagaaaagaaaatggccTCTCAAAGGCTGGCACAAG AGATACTTTGTGTTGGAAAAAGGGATACTTCGATATTCAAAAAATCAATATGAT AATTCTAAGGGAAAACTACGTGGGTCAGTGGATGTCAGTCTCGCAGTGATGTCAGTAAACAAAAAGGCAAGACGTATTGACTTAGATACTGGACACATTCTCTATCACATCATG GCAAAGAGCCATGATCTCTTCTACATGTGGGTGAACAAACTCAGTATCCATCGCATGTATAAGAGGAATGAGGTGGCATTTATTCACAATGGCTTCCTGCAAGCTCTTTCTCAGGACAGAAATACAGCTCAAAGAAAGAATTCCATGCAAGAAGTG AGTGTGTCTATCTCTTCCTCGAATGATGTGCCAGCTCAGACTGCAAAGATATCATCTGCCAACCCTGAAATTAATGAGGCTAAAGTGTCTGCCTGGCTGCAGCAGACACAGGATCCAGACAACTGCACTCAag AGTTGAACCGCTGTCAGACAGACCTGAGTGATCTGAAGCTACTCGTCCAGAAGCTGCATTCCTTGGACTCGGGCCAGGCTGCCAATAATGGAGAGCTTCAGAGGATCCACAGCATGCAG AATCTTTCACTTGAAAAGCCCAAGAAGAAATATGGCAAGATATGGGGCCACAATCGCACACTTTCTCGGGACACTCTAGGGATG ttTTCATCCAAACATTTAAGTGCTTCGTCCCATCTGGGTACTTCTGTGCCCTCCATTCCTGACTCCATCTCCTCCCAGCTGGCTCCACCAGTGTCCAGCTCTTTTGAGAGCCAGAAGCTCTTCCAGGACATCTGCACCATGTCCCAAAGAT TGCAGATGTCTCTGAGTGCTGTGCACGAGGCCCTGTCTCAGGAATACCATCGGATTCAGGAGGCCTGGACCAGTGGCGAGCTTCGCCAGAACACTTCTGTTCAGATCAACAACCTCTGTACCACCCTCACTGAG TTAGATATGCAGTCCCACCAAACACAAATCCACTCACGGTCAGAGTGCTCTGACTCTGAGGAATCCTTCCACACTGTGACGCTGAGAAAG TCTGTACGCCGTTCCTCTTCGTTCACACCCTCGGTGGCAGACTCAACGGCTGAGTACTTTGACGCGTGCAATGACATCCATCGCACCGAGGCATCAGACGAGTCGGGCTTGAGCGATGCCTCTAGTGCCTCAGAGCCAGACGAGGATCGTG CCACTGCAGCGTGGAAATACCGAGCCAGCCTGTCTAAGGCGCCTACAAAGCTGCGGCAGGGCCAGTGGAGCACGAGCCGTCGCACCAGTCTGCTCGCCACCTGCCCTGACAACAGCCACGTGGGCCTCATCTCCATCCTCTACAATAACATTGGAAAGGACCTGTCCCTTGTGTCCATGCCCGTGGTCCTGAACGAGCCTGTCAACCTGATCCAGAGGCTCTGTGAAGAGCTTGAGTACTCAGAGCTACTGGATACAGCCAACGAAACTGATGACCCCTACCAAAGAATG GTATACATTGCGGCCTTTGCCATCTCTGGCTATGGTACAGCTCAATACCGTAACCGCTATAAGCCTTTTAATCCAGTCCTGGGAGAGACGTTTGAGTGTGTAAGGGAAGACAGAGGTTTCCGTTACATCGGTGAACAA GTTAGCCATCATCCACCCATCTCTGCTTGCCATGCTGTCTCTGAAAACTTTTGCTTTTGGCAGG ACCAGAGATGGAGGAATAGATTCTGGGGAAAGTCTTTGGAGATAATTCCAACTGGAATGGTGAATGTCACTCTACCAAA GTATGGAGATCATTACGAGTGGAACAAAGTGGTGACATGCGTCCAAAATGTTCTGAGTCAGCAGCGCTACTTAGAGCACTATGGAGAGGTCGTAATCAGGAACCTGAACAACTCTCTCTGCACCTGTAATATCACATTTGTTAAG TCCCGCTACTGGGGCTcagatacaaataaaaatgcagttcaAGGTCAAGTACTTGACCAGAGTGGCAATGTTGTGCACCGATTTGGTGGATTTTGGCATGAGGGAATCTTCTGCGATACACTGCCCAACCCACAGTGTATTTGGAAGCCAC ACCTTCAGCCTAAGGACTATAACCTCTACTATGGGTTCTCTAGCTTTGCTATGGAAATGAATgagctgacccctgaccttacACCTCTGCTGCCCCTCACAGACACGCGACTACGTCCGGACCAGAG GCTGCTGGAGGAAGGGGAGGTGAAGGAAGCAGACAAGAAGAAAGACGAGGTGGAAGAAAAGCAGAGAGCGCGAAGGAAACTTCTGGCCAAGAAAGGAGAGGAACACATCCCTCGATTCTTCAG GAAATCTGTTGATGATGCTGGTAGAGAAGTATGGCTGACAAATGGAACTTACTGGAAGCTCAGAGAAAATCCTGGATTCAGGAAAATTAAAACCTTGGAACTTTGGTGA
- the mrpl10 gene encoding 39S ribosomal protein L10, mitochondrial, whose protein sequence is MPHSGSSSSSRQSCFEYQTNLEDTKRHIRFKMAATLCGRVLPKTGWLPLTESVRHGSKAVTRHRKPMHFLKQKLMAVTEYIPPKPIPPPGALSPTVRKTELESGLVILLKRELATVFRECKMIAVVQNNASSAEDMLLLKHRLYRHGITVKYFSNQVMRSFLPDSRYSNMQPLFIGPTVMFVSKEPKVKEMLKVLRSSPQMVLLGACIENTLLSREGILNYSRLPSMATVCGELVGGLALMTSQTVSQLRHHPAHLSALLQQYVEQPQSASTPEPAGRETASAMEEAAA, encoded by the exons ATGCCCCAcagcggcagcagcagcagcagcaggcaaTCATGTTTTGAATATCAGACAAACCTCGAAGACACCAAACGACACATCCGCTTCAAGATGGCAGCGACCTTGTGTGGCAGGGTTCTTCCAAAAACGG GATGGTTGCCTTTGACTGAGAGCGTCCGTCATGGCTCCAAGGCAGTCACCCGCCACAGAAAGCCCATGCACTTTCTCAAGCAGAAGCTGATGGCGGTCACTGAGTACATTCCACCAAAGCCCATTCCTCCTCCTGGAGCCCTTTCTCCAACCGTCAGGAAGACCGAGCTG gAAAGTGGTCTGGTGATTCTGCTGAAGAGAGAGTTGGCAACTGTGTTCAGGGAGTGTAAAATGATTGCCGTTGTCCAGAACAATGCCTCCAGTGCAGAGGACATGCTCTTGTTGAAACACAGGCTTTATAGACATGGCATAACCGTCAAATATTTCTCTAACCAG GTAATGAGGTCCTTTCTGCCTGACAGCCGGTATAGTAATATGCAGCCTCTGTTCATTGGACCGACTGTTATGTTTGTCAGCAAAGAGCcaaaagtgaaagaaatgttaaaagtgTTGAGGAGTAGCCCACAGATGGTGCTCTTAG GAGCCTGTATAGAGAACACCCTGCTCTCCAGAGAAGGCATACTTAACTACTCCAGACTGCCATCCATGGCCACGGTCTGCGGTGAGCTCGTCGGAGGCCTGGCATTGATGACCTCGCAGACTGTTTCGCAGCTGCGTCACCACCCTGCCCACCTCTCAGCCCTTCTCCAGCAGTATGTCGAACAGCCGCAGTCCGCAAGCACCCCGGAGCCCGCTGGACGCGAGACGGCCTCTGCCATGGAGGAGGCTGCCGCCTGA
- the pnpo gene encoding pyridoxine-5'-phosphate oxidase — MKRLLIFKTLRYIHRTAEYVSSRIISLPVHHRTIFVFPFCTKSLNGHTAMDLSSMRKQYNSESESFVEDRLASLDPIKQFGEWFDQASACPKIGEANAMCIATASKDGKPSARMVLLKGYSNEGFLFFTNYESRKGKELESNPHASLIFYWEPLNRQIRIEGIVEKIPPQVSCEYFHSRPRDSQIGAVVSRQSTVIPDREYIRQQYADMEEKYKDSEVPKPDYWGGYIVKPFVIEFWQGQTNRLHDRIVFTKLKEGEAELGDMQHRAEGGWVYHRLAP, encoded by the exons ATGAAACGTCTATTGATCTTTAAAACGCTGAGATATATTCACAGAACTGCGGAATACGTCTCATCTAGGATCATATCCCTGCCAGTTCACCATCGCACGAtatttgtctttcctttttgcACGAAATCTCTGAATGGCCACACAGCAATGGACCTGAGCAGCATGAGAAAGCAGTACAATAGCGAAAGCGAG TCTTTTGTAGAGGATCGGCTTGCTTCTCTTGATCCAATAAAACAGTTTGGTGAGTGGTTTGATCAGGCATCTGCATGCCCGAAAATTGGGGAGGCCAATGCCATGTGCATCGCAACAGCATCAAA GGATGGGAAGCCCTCAGCTCGTATGGTGCTTCTGAAGGGCTACAGTAATGAGGGCTTCCTCTTCTTCACCAACTATGAAAGCCGTAAAGGTAAAGAGCTG GAGAGCAACCCCCATGCCAGCCTCATCTTCTACTGGGAACCACTGAACAGGCAG ATTCGCATTGAGGGCATTGTAGAGAAAATTCCACCTCAGGTCTCCTGTGAGTACTTTCACTCAAGACCCCGGGACAGTCAAATCGGAGCGGTCGTCAGCAGACAGAGCACTGTGATACCTGACCGGGAG TACATAAGACAGCAGTATGCAGATATGGAGGAGAAATACAAGGACTCGGAGGTTCCCAAGCCAGATTACTG GGGAGGCTACATTGTCAAGCCTTTCGTGATTGAGTTCTGGCAGGGCCAGACCAATAGGCTTCATGATCGCATTGTCTTCACCAAGTTGAAAGAGGGAGAGGCCGAACTTGGGGACATGCAGCATCGGGCAGAGGGGGGATGGGTGTACCACCGCTTAGCACCCTGA
- the prr15lb gene encoding proline-rich protein 15-like protein B, producing MAEPAWWKLTFLKKKSAESKVLYEIPAEYSSSNGKKDLSSPPLYTDNTDKQLDTRLEKLMDKSATKGRHVKVSHSGRFKEKKKIRACLSENPSIFPEYNRTDENHVVD from the coding sequence ATGGCCGAACCTGCTTGGTGGAAACTGACCTTCTTGAAGAAGAAGTCGGCTGAGTCCAAGGTCCTGTATGAGATCCCAGCAGAATACAGCAGCAGTAATGGCAAAAAGGATCTCTCCAGCCCTCCTCTTTACACAGATAATACAGACAAACAGCTCGATACCAGACTGGAAAAGCTAATGGACAAGTCTGCCACTAAGGGTCGTCATGTCAAAGTCTCCCACTCTGGCCGCttcaaagagaagaagaagattcGAGCCTGTCTGTCAGAAAATCCCAGTATTTTCCCAGAGTACAACAGGACAGATGAGAACCATGTGGTCGACtaa
- the cdk5rap3 gene encoding LOW QUALITY PROTEIN: CDK5 regulatory subunit-associated protein 3 (The sequence of the model RefSeq protein was modified relative to this genomic sequence to represent the inferred CDS: deleted 1 base in 1 codon), with protein MENVQNLPIDIQTGKLPDWLVDRRHCSLKWQSAVMVIREKINAAIQDMPESEEIKQLLSGLHIHYFHCLRIVEILKGTEASSKNIFGRYSSQRMKDWQEIVSLYEKDNAYLAELASLLSRTVSYEGPALRKQIAKAQQLQQELSRRELECQSTAADMKERYYAACRQYGIVGENVARELQALVKDLPTTLEETGKRAACLEDPIKLYAAFTNFVCDWSEPVLPMLSFIQQKGNATMYEWRTGRAPTVIERPVVEEAPPDTVTEEKIDWGDWSAGAGTEAVNSGITVKDSVDWGVTLESGKEIQDTGAGGIDWDESEPAAGEIELVDAGTDCPEGIARGGDALSLLESSQTRNQFIDELMELELFLCQRLSEMSEEGDMVAMSQFQLAPCVIQAQSAQRVQAMLADVRRLLEGLTSLRMQHLFMIQASPRYVERVSDMLRQKLKQADILVLKRASLAQRRQEALEEQANLEPRIDLLAARAKELQKLIEADISKRYNKRPVNLMGVHV; from the exons ATGGAG AATGTTCAGAATCTTCCTATCGACATTCAAACCGGCAAGCTTCCCG ACTGGCTGGTTGATAGGAGGCACTGTTCTCTGAAATGGCAGAGTGCAGTGATGGTCATCAGAGAGAAAATTAATGCAGCTATCCAGGATATGCCAGAGAGTGAAGAGATCAAACAGCTGCTTTCTGGCTTAC ACATCCACTACTTTCACTGTTTAAGG ATAGTTGAAATACTGAAAGGAACAGAAGCCTCTTCCAAAAATATATTTGGCAGATATTCATCGCAGAGGATGAAG GACTGGCAAGAAATAGTGTCCCTGTATGAAAAAGACAATGCTTACCTAG cggaGCTAGCCAGTCTGCTGAGTCGCACTGTGAGTTATGAAGGTCCTGCCCTGAGGAAGCAAATTGCTAAAgcccagcagctgcagcaggagctAAGCAGGCGAGAGCTGGAGTGCCAGAGCACAGCAGCAGACATGAAGGAGCGCTATTATGCAGCATGCAGGCAGTATGGCATAGTG GGGGAGAATGTAGCGCGGGAGTTGCAGGCGCTGGTTAAGGATCTACCCACCACGCTGGAGGAAACTGGCAAGCGGGCAGCGTGCCTGGAAGATCCCATAAAGCTATATGCAGCTTTCACAAATTTTGTCTGTGACTG GTCTGAGCCAGTCCTGCCTATGCTGTCATTCATTCAACAAAAAGGAAACGCAACAATGTATGAATGGCGGACAGGAAGAGCCCCAACGGTTATAGAGAGACCTGTGGTGGAGGAAGCGCCACCTGATACCGTCACAGAGGAAAAG ATTGACTGGGGTGACTGGAGTGCTGGGGCTGGTACCGAGGCCGTGAATTCTGGGATCACAGTTAAGGACAGTGTGGACTGGGGCGTCACCCTCGAGTCTGGAAAAGAGATACAG GATACAGGAGCTGGTGGCATTGACTGGGATGAATCCGAACCTGCTGCAGGAGAAATTGAACTTGTTGATGCAGGCACCGACT GTCCTGAAGGTATTGCCCGAGGAGGGGATGCACTCTCTCTGCTTGAAAGTTCACAGACACGCAACCAGTTTATCGATGAACTGATGGAG CTGGAGCTGTTCCTGTGCCAGCGGTTGAGCGAGATGAGCGAGGAGGGGGACATGGTGGCCATGAGCCAGTTCCAGCTGGCGCCCTGTGTCATCCAGGCGCAGTCAGCCCAGAGAGTGCAGGCCATGCTGGCGGACGTGCGCCGCCTCCTGGAGGGGCTGACCTCGCTGCGCATGCAGCATCTGTTCATGATCCAGGCATCGCCACG CTACGTGGAGCGCGTGTCAGATATGCTGAGGCAGAAGCTGAAGCAGGCTGATATCTTGGTGCTAAAGCGCGCCTCTCTGGCTCAACGCCGGCAGGAGGCTCTGGAGGAGCAGGCCAATCTGGAGCCCCGCATCGACCTGCTGGCTGCTCGTGCCAAGGAACTGCAGAAACTG atTGAAGCTGACATTTCCAAACGTTACAACAAACGGCCAGTTAACCTTATGGGTGTTCATGTGTAA